ACGTTCTTTTTCTATTTTCTCAACATAAGCTTCTGGACTTTCAGCCGCAGTAAACATATAACCTACTGCGACTACAATAACCAAACTGATTAGGATCAAAATGATTCGACTGGACTTCACGGGTGATGAATTTTGATTTGTCTAACTAAAGCCGTTTCTAAGCGAAAGCGACTTACTCAAATGATTGAAGATTATAGAATCCCCTCATCTGCGAAGCTAAAATAACCATGATCTGCGAAAATGAGATGGTCGATCACGGTCAAATCCATATCCCTTCCGATTTTAACCAAACGTTGGGTCAATTTTTTGTCTTGCTCGGAGGGAGAAAGGTTGCCGCTGGGATGATTATGCACCAAAATCATCGAATGCGCCATGTGCTCTAATGCCACTCGAAAAACGACCTTTGGATCTACAACAGTTCCCGCTGTACCGCCTTGACTAATGAGATGTTTTTTGATCACTTGATTGCTTCTGCTTAGTAAGATCAGATAGAAATGCTCCACAACTTCATCATAAAGCTCGGCACGCATCAAATCATAGGCATCTCGGGAGGAAGTGATTTTAGGCTTGACGGGAACCTCTTGATCTTTCCTTCGTCTTCCCAGTTCGAGTGCACTTACAATGGCAATGGCTTTTGCTTCACCTATTCCCTTAAATTTCATCAAATCGTGAATGGATAACCGCGCAAGTGTAGCCAAATCGTGGCCGCTATGCCTTAAAATCATTCGGGAAAGATCTACTGCGCTCATTGTCCTTGTACCCGACCCGATCAAAATTGCAATTAATTCGGCATCTGTAAGTGCAGATTTTCCTTTGAGCAGTAGCTTTTCTCTAGGCCGATCCTCCTCTGCGAGTTCGGAAATTTTGGTTGAAAAAGATGAGTCCATAGTTTTGAAAAATAATCAAACTAAAACTACAGATTATTCTAAAATAAAAAAACCCTGCCAAGTGACAGGGTTTATGATTTTCAAAGAGTTGCGATTACGCCAAAGAGCTAACGAATCTAGCTAATTTTGATTTTTTGTTGCTGGCGTTGTTTTTGTGAATCACATTTTTCTTAGCCAGCTTATCCAGCATAGAAGAAACTTTTTGGAAAAGCTCCATTGCTTCTACTTTGTCTGTAGCCGCTTTCAATCTTTTGATGAAAGTTCTGGTAGTCTTGGCTTGGTATCTGTTTCTCAAACGCTTTGCTTCGTTTGCACGAATTCTTTTCAGAGCTGATTTATGATTTGCCATATGCTTAAGTAATTTCTTTGTTCCCCTATTCTGAATTGGAGTGCAAAGTTATTGTAAATAATTAATTCTGCCAAAGGAATTTAAAACATTCCTCCCTGTCAGTAGTTTTGCCAAATCGAAAAATTCGGCAATTGTCTAAAAACAGGCCTCAAAGATACTATTTTTTAATCCTTTCAACTGAATTATTTTGATTATTTTCCCTAATGAAAATTTTTATCCTGTTTAGTTCATTTTTATTT
Above is a window of Algoriphagus sanaruensis DNA encoding:
- the radC gene encoding RadC family protein, yielding MDSSFSTKISELAEEDRPREKLLLKGKSALTDAELIAILIGSGTRTMSAVDLSRMILRHSGHDLATLARLSIHDLMKFKGIGEAKAIAIVSALELGRRRKDQEVPVKPKITSSRDAYDLMRAELYDEVVEHFYLILLSRSNQVIKKHLISQGGTAGTVVDPKVVFRVALEHMAHSMILVHNHPSGNLSPSEQDKKLTQRLVKIGRDMDLTVIDHLIFADHGYFSFADEGIL
- the rpsT gene encoding 30S ribosomal protein S20, which produces MANHKSALKRIRANEAKRLRNRYQAKTTRTFIKRLKAATDKVEAMELFQKVSSMLDKLAKKNVIHKNNASNKKSKLARFVSSLA